In Clostridium sp. DL-VIII, the following proteins share a genomic window:
- a CDS encoding IclR family transcriptional regulator, producing MQEIVQSVDRTLTILEVLSDYEDGLGITEISEKVELHKSTVHRLLNTLIYKGYIKQDKNTNKYELTLKLFELGNKKVESMDLVSIVEPYLKELMEKTNEVVHLAIREGSDIMYVSKMEPQKSMKMYTRIGMRKPIYCTAMGKAMMAYMTEEEAKKIWDESDVQKLTSNTIVNFNDIKENLKDIREKGYAMDNQEVEEGIRCVGTILKDHKSRICGAISISGSILSFTEDKISYFSKVILEYADKISKELGYRK from the coding sequence ATGCAGGAAATAGTTCAATCAGTTGATAGGACTCTAACTATTTTAGAAGTGCTATCAGATTATGAAGATGGTTTAGGAATAACTGAAATTAGTGAAAAAGTAGAATTACATAAGAGCACAGTTCATAGGTTATTGAATACATTAATATATAAAGGATACATAAAGCAAGATAAAAATACAAACAAATATGAACTTACTTTAAAATTGTTTGAACTTGGAAATAAAAAGGTAGAGAGCATGGATTTAGTATCTATTGTTGAACCGTATTTAAAAGAGCTTATGGAGAAAACCAATGAAGTTGTCCACTTAGCAATAAGAGAAGGTTCTGATATAATGTATGTCTCAAAAATGGAACCACAAAAATCCATGAAGATGTATACGAGAATAGGAATGCGAAAACCAATATATTGTACAGCAATGGGTAAGGCAATGATGGCGTATATGACTGAAGAAGAGGCTAAAAAGATTTGGGATGAAAGTGATGTACAAAAACTTACATCTAATACAATAGTTAATTTTAATGATATTAAAGAGAATTTAAAAGATATTAGAGAAAAGGGATATGCCATGGATAATCAAGAGGTTGAAGAAGGCATAAGATGTGTAGGAACCATATTAAAAGATCATAAAAGCAGAATTTGTGGAGCAATCAGTATATCTGGATCAATATTAAGCTTCACAGAAGATAAAATAAGCTATTTCTCTAAAGTAATTTTGGAGTATGCGGATAAAATATCAAAGGAACTTGGTTACAGAAAATAA
- the kdgT gene encoding 2-keto-3-deoxygluconate transporter, with translation MKIKASIEKIPGGMMLVPLLIGACVKTFQPGAGEYFGSFTGGLISGTVPILGVWFFCMGASVSFSATPTILRKSGTLVITKTLVAWLVTLIFSKLIPGGSIETGIFAGLSVLAVISCMDMTNGGLYAALMQQYGSKEEAGAFILMSLESGPLVSMLILGAVGAASFPLNNFLGAVIPFLVGIILGNLDPELKAFFNKATGVMIPFFGFALGNTIDLSNIFKTGLLGIFLGLAVIVITGIPLILADKYVGGGNGLAGLAASSSAGAAVANPVIISKMAPQFAPVAAQATALVATSVVVTSILVPIFTSLWNTHVKKTKGIDNGEVVS, from the coding sequence ATGAAAATTAAAGCTAGTATTGAAAAAATACCTGGTGGTATGATGCTTGTACCTTTATTAATAGGTGCATGTGTAAAAACTTTTCAACCTGGGGCAGGTGAATACTTTGGATCTTTTACAGGAGGACTAATTAGTGGTACTGTACCAATCTTAGGAGTTTGGTTTTTCTGTATGGGTGCAAGTGTAAGCTTTAGTGCTACACCAACTATTTTAAGAAAGTCCGGTACGCTTGTTATAACAAAAACTTTAGTCGCATGGCTTGTTACACTAATTTTTAGTAAGTTAATACCTGGTGGAAGCATAGAAACAGGAATTTTTGCAGGTTTATCTGTTTTAGCAGTTATTTCCTGTATGGATATGACAAATGGTGGATTATATGCTGCATTAATGCAACAATATGGATCAAAAGAAGAAGCTGGTGCATTTATCTTAATGTCATTAGAATCAGGTCCATTAGTAAGTATGTTAATATTAGGTGCTGTTGGAGCTGCATCATTCCCACTTAATAACTTTCTTGGAGCGGTTATACCTTTCTTAGTTGGTATTATTCTTGGTAATTTAGATCCTGAACTTAAAGCTTTCTTTAATAAAGCAACTGGTGTTATGATACCTTTCTTCGGATTTGCACTAGGTAATACAATTGATTTAAGTAACATTTTCAAAACTGGTTTACTTGGAATCTTCCTTGGACTAGCTGTTATTGTTATTACAGGTATTCCTCTTATTCTTGCAGATAAGTACGTAGGAGGAGGAAATGGATTGGCAGGTTTAGCTGCTTCAAGTTCAGCTGGTGCAGCTGTTGCAAATCCAGTTATAATATCAAAAATGGCGCCTCAATTTGCGCCTGTTGCAGCTCAAGCAACTGCACTGGTTGCTACAAGCGTTGTTGTAACTTCAATTTTGGTTCCAATATTCACTTCACTTTGGAATACTCACGTTAAAAAAACCAAAGGAATAGATAATGGAGAGGTAGTAAGTTAA
- a CDS encoding helix-turn-helix domain-containing protein — MASKQELEKYLNLIKESDFHQKCPLKDPLEVIGGKWKLNILGQLLRKEVCRFNQLKRDISGITNTMLANSLRELENDKLITRNQYNEMPVRVEYTLTDRGKDLLPLLYELTIWWDDYLKHEEILK, encoded by the coding sequence ATGGCAAGCAAACAAGAATTAGAGAAATATTTAAATTTAATAAAAGAATCAGATTTTCACCAAAAATGTCCTCTAAAGGATCCATTGGAAGTAATCGGAGGTAAATGGAAACTGAATATATTAGGGCAGTTACTAAGAAAGGAAGTGTGTCGGTTTAATCAATTAAAAAGAGACATATCAGGAATAACAAATACAATGCTAGCAAATTCATTACGTGAACTTGAGAATGATAAATTAATTACTAGAAATCAATATAATGAAATGCCTGTAAGAGTAGAATATACTTTAACTGACAGAGGAAAAGATCTGTTACCATTACTTTATGAATTAACTATTTGGTGGGATGATTATTTAAAGCATGAAGAAATTTTAAAATAA
- a CDS encoding flavodoxin family protein, which produces MSKVVIFNASPRKNGYNSKLLEQVAKGAESKGAEIIEFDLNDPGIRGCQSCLYCRTHDGCAIKDYLQPMYEAINEADAIVFGSPIYMYQITGQAKVWLDRTFPLIDHDGSSSITPRHPGKKVVTIFTQANSNPEIGAEGIKYVTNFFNTYGWTLEDNIHVCGAELVPDSKALEEFSLRAFKAGENLVG; this is translated from the coding sequence ATGTCAAAAGTAGTTATTTTTAATGCTAGTCCAAGAAAGAATGGATATAATTCAAAATTATTAGAACAAGTGGCAAAAGGTGCTGAGTCTAAAGGTGCTGAGATTATAGAATTTGATTTAAACGATCCTGGGATTCGTGGATGTCAAAGCTGCTTGTATTGCCGTACTCATGATGGTTGCGCTATTAAGGATTATCTTCAACCAATGTATGAAGCTATTAATGAAGCAGATGCTATTGTATTTGGTTCGCCAATATATATGTATCAAATTACAGGTCAAGCAAAAGTTTGGTTAGACCGTACATTTCCATTGATTGATCATGATGGAAGCAGTAGTATTACACCTAGACATCCAGGTAAAAAGGTAGTAACAATATTTACTCAAGCTAATTCAAATCCTGAAATAGGTGCAGAAGGTATTAAATATGTTACTAATTTTTTCAACACATATGGTTGGACATTAGAGGATAATATTCACGTTTGTGGAGCTGAGCTTGTTCCAGATTCAAAAGCGTTAGAGGAATTCTCTTTAAGAGCATTTAAGGCTGGGGAAAATCTAGTTGGATAA
- a CDS encoding response regulator transcription factor, which produces MKISILIIEDDEAISNLIKINLSMAGYESNQVFDGLDAFNLLKEETFDLILMDIMLPGMDGFELMKKIKDLNIPVIFLTAKNGLADKVTGLTSGAEDYIVKPFETVELLARIEIVLRRYSKNNNCIEFKNLKIYEDERIIKKDSETIDLTLKEFELMLMLVKNKNMALSREYLLEKIWGYEYMGETRTIDTHIQKIRKKLNLTDNIKTVYKIGYRLEE; this is translated from the coding sequence TTGAAAATAAGTATTTTAATAATAGAAGATGATGAAGCCATTTCTAATTTAATAAAAATAAACTTGAGCATGGCTGGCTATGAAAGCAATCAGGTATTTGATGGATTAGATGCTTTTAATTTGTTAAAAGAAGAAACTTTTGACCTAATACTTATGGATATTATGCTGCCAGGAATGGATGGTTTTGAATTGATGAAAAAAATAAAAGATTTAAATATTCCTGTAATATTTTTAACAGCAAAAAATGGACTGGCTGATAAAGTTACGGGATTAACATCAGGTGCAGAGGATTATATTGTAAAACCATTTGAGACAGTTGAACTTTTGGCAAGAATTGAAATAGTATTAAGGAGATATTCTAAAAATAATAATTGTATAGAATTTAAGAATCTGAAAATATACGAAGATGAAAGAATTATAAAAAAAGATAGTGAGACAATAGATTTAACTTTAAAGGAATTTGAACTTATGCTTATGCTTGTGAAAAATAAAAATATGGCATTATCTAGAGAATATTTATTAGAAAAGATATGGGGATATGAATATATGGGGGAAACTAGGACAATAGATACTCATATTCAAAAAATAAGAAAAAAGCTGAATCTTACGGATAACATAAAAACTGTATATAAAATTGGATATAGATTAGAGGAGTAA
- a CDS encoding HAMP domain-containing sensor histidine kinase: MKLWLKIYLFSLILLVLTLNLAGFILIQKFHNDLLEKEVDKCLSEQKSVSSQLRINSLYMQKIYSDTDYDINLLLGTLMDEYNKSVNDEPWQHGDTEILDSKDNILFSDMKFPVSNENEELENLSAGKINYIIRTVDDKQYLYVSSLVDVYNSQVKVHYAKDVSSIYVEKMNQYTLFMKLDVLICSLFAVFMFFISRLITKPINTLIASTQKISQGQYSERVRIKSKDEFNMLSNNFNLMAQTIEDKINELEMSNIEKETFINNLTHELKTPLTSIIGYANLIRTSKYNEELFFEASDYIYKEGKRLEQMAFKMMDLIYAKTQEIKLTPEKIMPIVLEVKKSVSVKLKEKDIDLIIEGEDCILNMDKDLIKMALCNLVENAIKASENNCKINLKVSNLNDKTTISVRDLGSGISKEHLDKIWHPFYVVDKARSRKSNGAGIGLSICKKIAEVHNADIKIISELGKGTEVDIIFTN, from the coding sequence ATGAAGTTATGGCTGAAAATATATCTTTTTTCTTTGATTTTATTAGTGCTCACTTTAAACTTAGCTGGATTTATACTAATACAAAAGTTTCATAATGATTTGCTGGAAAAGGAAGTGGATAAATGTCTTTCAGAACAAAAATCTGTTTCTTCACAATTAAGAATTAATTCTCTATATATGCAGAAAATTTATTCAGATACTGATTATGATATTAATTTATTACTTGGCACATTAATGGATGAGTATAACAAGTCTGTTAATGATGAACCCTGGCAGCATGGAGATACAGAAATTTTAGATTCTAAGGATAACATACTGTTTTCAGATATGAAATTCCCTGTTTCAAATGAAAATGAAGAATTAGAAAATCTTTCAGCAGGGAAAATTAATTATATTATTCGAACTGTAGATGATAAACAGTATTTATATGTAAGTAGTTTGGTGGATGTTTATAATTCTCAAGTAAAAGTACATTATGCTAAGGATGTTTCAAGTATATATGTTGAAAAAATGAATCAATATACGCTTTTTATGAAATTAGATGTTTTAATTTGTTCTCTTTTTGCTGTTTTTATGTTTTTTATAAGCAGATTAATAACAAAACCAATAAATACCTTAATAGCTTCTACTCAAAAAATATCTCAAGGGCAGTATTCTGAAAGGGTAAGAATTAAATCAAAAGATGAATTTAATATGCTTTCAAATAATTTTAACCTAATGGCACAGACAATAGAAGATAAGATAAATGAGCTGGAGATGTCTAATATTGAGAAAGAAACCTTCATAAATAATCTTACTCATGAGCTTAAGACACCATTAACGTCAATAATTGGATACGCTAATCTAATAAGAACCTCCAAATATAATGAAGAATTATTTTTTGAAGCTTCAGATTATATTTATAAAGAAGGAAAAAGGCTTGAACAAATGGCTTTTAAGATGATGGATTTAATTTATGCAAAGACGCAAGAAATTAAATTAACACCCGAAAAAATAATGCCAATAGTATTGGAAGTTAAAAAGTCTGTATCTGTTAAGCTTAAGGAGAAAGATATAGATTTAATTATTGAAGGAGAAGACTGCATATTAAATATGGACAAGGATTTAATTAAAATGGCTTTGTGTAATTTAGTAGAAAACGCTATAAAAGCCTCTGAAAATAATTGTAAAATTAACTTAAAGGTATCTAATTTAAATGATAAAACTACTATATCTGTAAGGGATCTAGGCTCAGGCATATCAAAGGAACATTTAGATAAGATCTGGCATCCATTCTATGTAGTTGATAAAGCAAGGAGCAGAAAAAGCAATGGAGCAGGCATTGGACTTTCTATCTGCAAAAAAATAGCAGAGGTTCATAATGCAGATATTAAAATAATTAGCGAACTTGGCAAAGGAACTGAAGTTGACATAATTTTCACCAATTAA
- the lysS gene encoding lysine--tRNA ligase — MYEQYENLNELENIMTDANEFIVERIKKLNKLSELGINPYPYNYDFNKKTYTKYICDNFDTIDESKVLSLAGRIMFLRRMGNATFANIVDERGNIQIFFSKKLIGSENYNVLKLIDVGDIVGVEGTVFKTQTGEITIRANKFELLSKSIRTLPEKYHGIQDSDLRQRHRSLDMIMNSDVKERFIKRSKAITTIREYLNNMNFIECDTPILDTKYGGGEAKPFKTFVNDLDSEVYMNVSPELYLKRLIVGGIERVYTFARSFRNEGIDRTHYPEFTLMECYMSYADYEDMMRIMEGIYEYVFMSVNGSTKIKYGEEEIDFKAPWKRETMCNLVKQDTDIDVENLTKEEIISKIKENSLLLEEQNEGLNITEVSKGELIVNLFESYSEKKLIQPTFVIDFPKESSPLCKVHRENPDLIERFEPYAYGVELGNAYSELNDPLRQRILLHDQAEKLRGGLETASPMDEEFAVAIDTAMPPTGGLGIGIDRMIMFLTGSNTIKDVIAFPLVKR; from the coding sequence ATGTATGAGCAATATGAAAATCTAAATGAATTAGAAAATATAATGACAGATGCAAATGAATTTATAGTGGAGAGAATAAAAAAGTTAAATAAACTTAGTGAGCTAGGAATAAATCCATATCCTTATAATTACGATTTTAACAAAAAAACTTATACAAAATATATATGTGATAATTTTGATACTATTGATGAAAGTAAAGTGCTTTCTTTAGCAGGAAGAATAATGTTTCTTAGAAGAATGGGAAATGCAACTTTTGCTAATATAGTAGATGAAAGAGGAAATATACAAATATTTTTCAGTAAAAAGTTAATTGGAAGTGAAAATTATAATGTTTTAAAATTAATCGATGTCGGTGATATTGTTGGGGTAGAGGGAACTGTATTTAAGACTCAGACAGGGGAAATAACTATTCGAGCAAACAAATTTGAATTGTTATCTAAATCAATAAGAACCCTCCCTGAAAAATATCATGGAATTCAAGATTCAGATTTAAGACAAAGACATAGATCTTTAGATATGATAATGAATTCAGACGTTAAAGAAAGATTTATTAAACGTTCTAAAGCAATTACTACAATTAGAGAATATTTGAATAATATGAATTTTATTGAATGTGATACTCCTATACTTGATACTAAATATGGTGGAGGAGAAGCAAAACCATTTAAAACTTTTGTTAATGATTTAGACTCAGAAGTATATATGAATGTTTCTCCAGAATTATATTTAAAAAGACTTATTGTTGGAGGAATAGAAAGAGTTTATACATTTGCAAGATCTTTTAGGAATGAAGGAATTGATAGAACACATTATCCAGAATTTACTCTAATGGAATGTTATATGTCGTATGCAGACTATGAAGATATGATGAGAATTATGGAAGGAATATATGAATATGTATTTATGTCCGTTAATGGCTCTACTAAAATAAAATACGGTGAAGAAGAAATTGATTTTAAAGCTCCATGGAAAAGAGAAACTATGTGTAATCTTGTAAAACAAGATACAGATATTGATGTAGAGAATTTAACTAAAGAAGAAATTATAAGTAAAATTAAAGAGAATTCTCTTTTGCTTGAAGAACAAAATGAAGGTTTAAATATAACTGAAGTTTCGAAAGGAGAATTAATAGTAAATCTTTTTGAATCATATAGCGAGAAGAAACTAATACAACCCACTTTTGTTATAGATTTTCCTAAAGAATCATCACCACTTTGTAAGGTTCATAGAGAAAATCCAGATTTAATTGAAAGATTTGAACCATATGCCTATGGAGTAGAGCTTGGAAATGCTTATTCAGAATTAAATGATCCATTAAGACAGCGTATATTATTACATGACCAAGCTGAAAAATTAAGAGGAGGACTAGAAACAGCAAGTCCAATGGACGAAGAATTTGCTGTAGCTATTGATACAGCAATGCCACCAACTGGAGGTTTAGGTATTGGTATTGATAGAATGATAATGTTTCTAACTGGATCAAATACAATAAAGGATGTTATTGCATTTCCTTTAGTTAAAAGATAA
- a CDS encoding response regulator transcription factor: MENNKILVVEDDKSIREMLIFALEAEGFKVESGKNGTEALKKNSEIKPNLVLLDLMLPDINGFEVCKKIQQERDIPVIMVTAKNDIVDKVLGLEIGADDYITKPFHIKEVIARVNKSLQRIEKVIKLEKEKNLIEIGKDIYIDEDGRTVIKNGIEIGLRPKEYELLYLLATNKGKVFSREELLDKIWSYDYFGELRTVDVHVRRLRAKLEDAQNKYIETVFGVGYKMR; this comes from the coding sequence ATGGAGAATAACAAAATATTAGTTGTTGAAGATGATAAAAGTATAAGGGAAATGCTGATTTTTGCTCTTGAAGCAGAGGGATTTAAGGTGGAGAGTGGGAAAAATGGAACGGAAGCTTTAAAGAAAAATAGTGAAATTAAACCTAACTTAGTACTTTTAGATTTAATGCTGCCTGATATAAATGGATTTGAGGTATGCAAAAAAATTCAGCAAGAAAGAGACATACCAGTAATTATGGTTACGGCTAAAAATGATATTGTTGATAAGGTGTTGGGGTTAGAAATAGGTGCTGATGATTATATTACTAAGCCTTTTCATATAAAAGAGGTAATTGCAAGAGTTAATAAGTCGCTCCAAAGAATAGAGAAGGTAATAAAATTAGAAAAAGAAAAGAATTTAATAGAAATAGGAAAAGATATATACATAGATGAAGATGGACGAACTGTAATTAAGAATGGTATAGAAATAGGTTTAAGGCCTAAGGAGTATGAGCTTCTATATTTACTAGCAACAAATAAAGGGAAGGTCTTCTCAAGAGAAGAGCTCCTAGATAAAATATGGAGTTATGATTATTTTGGAGAACTTAGGACCGTAGATGTACATGTTAGAAGACTTAGAGCTAAGCTTGAAGATGCTCAAAATAAGTACATAGAAACAGTATTTGGTGTTGGATATAAGATGAGGTAG
- a CDS encoding HAMP domain-containing sensor histidine kinase has protein sequence MKNKKLRTKITIRVGALLVLGGVTLNIVVKNIIDYSSNSTIKNDMVMQQNNSINFINEYFMVNSKSLDRETLISNSAKIAISLSENNNSTIGIYDDKGQLQYQNVKGEVNKKISEHIDKAKENKAYIYFSDENNDYKGYFAYPFYSNNEFIGIVEIIRDYKEIITNNRNIYLLFTLVESFFFLIILILTYLIMRESTRPIENLLKGVREIYNGNYGYEVLEHANKDEISDLAYEYNKMRRKIKKQIELTHHLEKTRRDFFCNITHELKTPLTSISGYAELLQTNFHNEKFRKQAINSIEKESDKLNSMISSILEVSRGQILSREKSEFNIGKMLNEISDEMRIRNNNCIKVKVNIEEGNILGIYDDIKSILINLLENAYKYSIENGDMDIAGYKESGFYNVIISNKSRNLNSDFEAKAFEPFIRGENANDMEGNGLGLYICKLIVEEHNGEIRIKILDNIVKVIVKLTCL, from the coding sequence ATGAAAAATAAGAAACTAAGAACTAAAATAACCATAAGAGTTGGAGCTTTGTTAGTTTTAGGTGGTGTTACTTTAAATATAGTGGTAAAAAATATTATTGATTATAGTAGTAATAGTACTATAAAAAATGATATGGTTATGCAGCAAAATAATTCTATAAATTTTATTAATGAATACTTTATGGTAAATAGTAAAAGTTTGGATAGAGAAACTTTAATAAGTAATAGCGCTAAAATAGCAATAAGTTTATCAGAAAATAATAATTCAACAATAGGTATTTATGATGATAAAGGACAACTTCAATACCAAAATGTAAAGGGTGAAGTTAACAAAAAAATTAGTGAGCATATTGATAAGGCGAAGGAAAATAAGGCGTATATATATTTTAGTGACGAAAATAATGATTATAAAGGATATTTTGCATATCCGTTTTATTCAAACAACGAATTTATTGGAATTGTTGAAATTATTAGAGATTACAAAGAGATAATAACAAATAATAGAAACATATATTTACTCTTTACATTAGTAGAGAGCTTTTTCTTTCTTATAATTTTAATATTAACTTATCTTATAATGAGAGAATCAACAAGGCCTATTGAAAATCTATTAAAAGGAGTTAGGGAAATATACAATGGTAATTATGGGTATGAGGTATTAGAACATGCAAATAAAGATGAAATCAGTGATCTTGCTTATGAATACAATAAAATGAGAAGAAAGATTAAAAAGCAGATAGAACTAACGCATCACTTAGAAAAAACTAGGAGAGATTTTTTCTGCAACATTACTCATGAATTAAAAACTCCACTGACTTCAATATCTGGATATGCGGAACTTTTACAAACTAATTTTCATAATGAAAAATTTAGAAAGCAGGCAATAAATTCGATTGAAAAGGAAAGTGATAAATTAAATAGCATGATTTCAAGCATATTAGAAGTATCAAGAGGCCAGATTTTAAGCAGGGAAAAAAGCGAATTTAATATAGGGAAAATGTTAAATGAAATTTCAGATGAAATGAGGATTAGAAATAACAATTGTATAAAAGTTAAAGTTAATATTGAAGAAGGGAACATTCTTGGTATATATGATGATATAAAAAGTATTTTAATAAATTTACTTGAAAATGCATATAAATATTCAATTGAAAATGGAGATATGGATATTGCAGGCTATAAAGAGAGTGGCTTTTATAACGTGATAATTTCCAATAAAAGCCGTAATCTGAATTCAGATTTTGAAGCAAAAGCATTCGAACCATTTATAAGGGGAGAGAATGCCAATGACATGGAGGGAAACGGATTAGGATTATATATATGTAAGCTAATTGTAGAAGAACATAATGGAGAAATAAGAATAAAGATTTTAGATAATATAGTAAAGGTCATTGTAAAGTTAACATGTTTGTAA
- a CDS encoding phosphodiester glycosidase family protein, with translation MNKYGIHKKKYVKLTSKVNRNIKNKKKSRFTSLLSFMIFELIFIVCTFPFLLLYGPFENAKRTFVGSAMGTMNTQYLATLFLSEEKINSIIGKSSSGAENETTNISNVKIPKIKDDSIEFYEIADNPKYKGYYLVIKDPTRVKIGVSSKLQTEGETTSQIAQNNDAIAAVNGGAFVDKSSVTWTGTGAFPDGIVMSDGKEVWNSLDKNGKTDLFGITKDGVLIVGKYSENQLKELGIQEALSFGPTLIVNGKESNITVDGGVAPRTAIGQREDGAIILMVIDGRSLTSLGATYKEVQEVMHKLGAINAINLDGGKSTTLYYDGEVRNTLSNSMGERTIPTAVIVK, from the coding sequence ATGAATAAATATGGAATACATAAAAAAAAGTATGTAAAGCTAACATCAAAAGTAAATCGCAATATAAAAAACAAGAAGAAATCACGCTTTACTAGCCTGCTTTCTTTTATGATATTTGAGCTTATTTTTATTGTATGCACATTTCCTTTTTTACTTTTATATGGACCTTTTGAAAATGCAAAAAGAACATTTGTTGGATCAGCAATGGGTACAATGAATACTCAATATTTGGCTACATTGTTTTTATCAGAGGAGAAAATAAACAGTATTATAGGGAAATCATCATCTGGCGCAGAAAATGAAACTACTAACATTAGCAACGTTAAGATACCTAAGATTAAAGATGATAGTATTGAATTTTACGAGATAGCTGATAATCCTAAGTATAAGGGATACTATCTTGTAATAAAGGATCCAACAAGGGTAAAAATAGGTGTTAGTTCAAAATTGCAAACAGAAGGTGAAACAACATCTCAAATTGCCCAAAATAATGATGCGATTGCAGCTGTTAATGGAGGCGCATTTGTAGACAAGTCTTCAGTTACGTGGACAGGTACAGGGGCATTTCCAGATGGGATTGTAATGAGTGATGGAAAAGAAGTATGGAATAGTTTAGATAAGAATGGTAAAACAGATTTGTTTGGAATAACAAAGGATGGAGTATTAATTGTCGGTAAGTATTCAGAAAATCAACTTAAAGAATTAGGCATTCAAGAAGCATTGAGCTTCGGACCTACACTTATTGTAAATGGAAAAGAGAGTAATATTACAGTAGATGGAGGAGTAGCTCCAAGAACAGCAATTGGCCAGCGAGAAGATGGTGCAATAATTCTTATGGTTATAGATGGCCGAAGTTTAACTAGTTTAGGAGCAACATATAAAGAAGTACAGGAAGTAATGCATAAGCTAGGCGCTATTAATGCGATTAACTTGGATGGTGGAAAATCTACAACACTATATTATGATGGAGAAGTTAGGAATACACTATCAAATAGTATGGGCGAAAGAACAATTCCAACAGCAGTCATTGTTAAGTAA
- a CDS encoding DUF5680 domain-containing protein has product MSFQEQLQTLRKAKGLSQEKLAEFLGISRQAVAKWEVGQSYPDIARLIALSDLFKVSIDKLVNDYEENCRLSIEENKIKCINESIIDFLCRAKKSTYAGKGPEGKPSRPNSHDLEYVEGNLKYIDTYLGTERFSGEEGLWQDDIPVWAMNYTGRVLDERFSGGFLKEALSLVTKDNPYRGPIIYQNGQYKYHCIINGEFKWFQGYEEIYFDDTKVYECYFHGGSIK; this is encoded by the coding sequence ATGAGTTTTCAAGAACAATTGCAAACACTTAGAAAAGCGAAAGGTCTATCGCAGGAAAAATTAGCTGAATTTTTAGGTATATCAAGGCAAGCAGTTGCAAAATGGGAAGTAGGACAGTCTTATCCTGATATAGCTAGATTAATTGCATTAAGTGATTTGTTTAAGGTAAGCATTGATAAATTAGTTAATGATTATGAAGAAAATTGCCGCTTGTCCATAGAAGAAAATAAAATTAAATGTATAAATGAAAGTATAATTGATTTTTTATGCAGGGCTAAAAAATCAACATATGCTGGAAAAGGGCCAGAAGGTAAACCCTCAAGACCAAATTCTCATGACTTAGAATATGTAGAGGGCAACTTAAAATATATTGATACTTATTTGGGCACAGAAAGATTTTCAGGAGAAGAAGGTTTATGGCAGGATGATATCCCAGTTTGGGCAATGAATTATACTGGAAGAGTTTTGGATGAAAGATTTTCAGGCGGTTTTTTAAAGGAAGCTTTGAGTTTAGTGACTAAGGATAATCCATATAGAGGCCCTATTATTTATCAAAATGGACAGTATAAATATCATTGCATTATAAATGGAGAATTTAAGTGGTTTCAAGGGTATGAGGAAATATATTTTGATGATACTAAAGTTTATGAATGTTATTTTCATGGAGGATCAATTAAATAG